A part of Brassica rapa cultivar Chiifu-401-42 chromosome A05, CAAS_Brap_v3.01, whole genome shotgun sequence genomic DNA contains:
- the LOC103866421 gene encoding uncharacterized protein LOC103866421, with the protein MLSLRSLTSFVALPSRFNPSPSSRRPSVRCRLTEAAAFEVVSGESDRAIASSLTELQNGGGWKVEPEQLPPPPAEDGGEGEAEERISSVHVPREKYINVSKSDLVNAVVTTLLDSQDGDADIFLLLATCLDSILHAEHKKVLEQMRNDFVATQSLEKVNIEEESSTSGREIDSDEEVNSKAEPESVVNGYEGLSFPLADGFDIWNFLISTGKQAKRRSAESVSAATRFQRSFIQLLDSAGFEELSARDLALTSALNTDYLLTLPVYVDWNKASESNAIVFRRGYATEKQKGLLLVEKLDYIQSVVLRGIFSTISKPLRKVGKLINKALSEAVQTQEIQDLSERVKVWLKELSLFKESYLDLAQTSDKFLEGESLSDSVLPMRLAAKRAVSRYEGLLTPVGPRERLFRKLLTWIGFISPGYETPFQLPNDSNASEPYLRPISLSRMTLGDIWKPASKKACGNDMWKRIKTSISILLSPSTLQEPAFEELILLYTTDAGEKGDKNEDETRSSLQLEIFERIPIPDLSVIFPHRKLYFRIIDTVRLDIASILGLTAYFVNYKFENISSSPSAFFLDVIAVTALVIYATRVVLGYKQTWDRYQLLVNKTLYEKTLASGFGSVHFLLDASEQQQYKESILTYAIILQAGKNQVLHNAMSYQGVQDRCERFLYDNFKIKVEMRVEKAISTLVRLGLVTETLIDGKTKLQAVPCPQAYVSLKEIWNGLLG; encoded by the exons ATGTTGTCTCTTCGAAGCCTCACTAGCTTCGTCGCTCTCCCATCGCGATTCAATCCCTCTCCGTCTTCGCGTCGTCCCTCAGTTCGTTGCCGTCTCACCGAGGCTGCAGCTTTTGAAGTAGTCTCCGGAGAGTCAGACCGTGCGATTGCTAGTAGCTTGACTGAGCTCCAAAACGGCGGTGGCTGGAAGGTGGAACCGGAGCAGCTTCCTCCTCCCCCGGCGGAAGATGGCGGCGAAGGAGAAGCTGAAGAGAGGATTTCGAGTGTCCACGTTCCCCGTGAGAAGTACATCAACGTCTCCAAGTCTGATCTCGTTAACGCCGTTGTGACGACGTTACTCGATTCACAAGACGGAGACGCTGATATCTTTCTCCTCCTTGCCAC ATGCTTGGACTCTATCCTTCACGCTGAGCACAAGAAGGTCTTAGAGCAAATGAGAAACGATTTCGTCGCCACTCAGTCTCTCGAGAAGGTAAACATTGAAGAAGAAAGCTCTACTTCAGGTAGAGAGATTGACTCAGATGAGGAAGTTAACTCGAAAGCTGAACCGGAGAGCGTCGTTAACGGATACGAGGGTTTATCGTTCCCTCTGGCTGATGGTTTTGATATTTGGAACTTTTTGATTTCCACTGGCAAACAAGCAAAGAGACGTTCAGCTGAAAG TGTTAGTGCTGCGACTCGGTTCCAGCGTTCCTTTATTCAGCTTCTCGACAGTGCTGGTTTTGAAGAGCTTTCTGCTAGGGATTTGGCTTTGACGTCGGCTCTCAACACGGATTACCTTCTTACTTTGCCTGTTTACGTTGATTGGAACAAGGCATCAGAGTCCAATGCTATTGTTTTCAG gCGTGGATATGCAACTGAGAAGCAGAAGGGTTTGCTGCTTGTGGAGAAGCTAGACTATATCCAGTCTGTAGTTCTACGAGGAATCTTCTCTACTATTTCAAAACCCCTCAGAAAAGTTGGAAAGTTGATAAACAAG GCATTAAGTGAGGCTGTCCAGACTCAAGAAATTCAAGATCTGTCAGAGAGAGTGAAAGTTTGGCTCAAGGAGTTGTCTCTTTTTAAGGAATCATATCTAGACCTAGCCCAAACCTCTGATAAGTTCTTGGAAGGTGAGTCCCTCTCAGATTCAGTCCTCCCAATGCGGTTAGCAGCAAAAAGAGCAGTCAGTCGGTATGAAGGGCTTCTCACACCTGTTGGTCCTCGTGAAAGGCTCTTCAGAAAGTTGCTCACATGGATTGGTTTCATTTCTCCTGGTTATGAAACACCATTCCAGCTACCTAATGATAGTAATGCATCTGAACCTTATCTGAG GCCCATATCCTTGTCAAGGATGACACTAGGTGATATATGGAAACCTGCTTCAAAGAAAGCCTGCGGAAATGATATGTGGAAAAGGATAAAAACTTCCATTTCCATTCTTTTATCACCGTCAACGCTGCAG GAGCCTGCATTTGAAGAACTAATTTTGCTTTACACGACGGATGCGGGTGAAAAAGGGGATAAGAATGAAGATGAAACCCGATCATCATTACAACTGGAGATATTTGAAAGAATTCCAATTCCAGATTTGTCT GTAATTTTCCCTCACAGGAAGCTTTACTTTCGCATCATAGATACA GTACGTCTGGATATCGCCAGTATTTTGGGACTTACGGCATACTTTGTGAACTACAAGTTTGAGAACATCTCATCATCCCC ATCAGCATTTTTTCTTGATGTAATCGCCGTCACTGCTCTGGTTATCTACGCAACACGTGTGGTTTTGGGTTACAAGCAGACATGGGATAGATATCAA TTGCTAGTAAACAAGACGCTTTATGAGAAAACCTTAGCCAGTGGATTTGGCTCTGTTCACTTCCTTTTGGATGCCTCGGAGCAGCAACAG TACAAGGAGTCAATATTGACATATGCAATTATCCTTCAAGCCGGAAAGAATCAGGTTCTACATAACGCCATGTCTTACCAAGGAGTTCAAGATAGATGCGAGAGATTCTTGTATGACAACTTCAAAATAAAG GTGGAGATGCGAGTAGAAAAAGCTATAAGCACGTTGGTGAGACTTGGTCTAGTGACAGAGACACTGATCGATGGCAAGACCAAGCTACAAGCTGTTCCTTGTCCTCAGGCTTATGTCTCTCTTAAAGAAATTTGGAACGGTCTTCTTGGTTGA